In Podospora pseudopauciseta strain CBS 411.78 chromosome 3, whole genome shotgun sequence, one genomic interval encodes:
- a CDS encoding hypothetical protein (EggNog:ENOG503NTWC), whose amino-acid sequence MDDSDPDQIDYNDPACFSRLLGPGLPVPTYQSPAAVRKQARERSQTIHDTSAALRDVVIRHEDTIQKRWMKKSRQQRLKILLECWPGMAAIHRPDFDAFRKENGQLRSGGTRYRDHYLWPYINQEDLCKPKNILLLLNARARHHASAFAAADITAIRLGMTSTAIVPIYLNEYVMMLNGATDVDNYGKVIHWDDHEDAFDWMHTQKQFLPGEGLLVLEIQERILKFLLAFCKAVLRDIPVEALKSDTYQIQPEPHLKTEIETNGFDSLAVMAAEAPYRLPARIDFARIDLLLEAKVSAAKDHIWALREDPDYFANRVNDIKDHRQEMLKDTKGNIHPALRPGRQNILGARVVGNLIVEAYSELEIFAELHRQGKELRLLHEKYASQLSPSEDLPKELLGHILTFRYFLTQAAKGPLSQLLHNVSASPPLRRLFVRQPPPDATTSKIAIMSVNESKRTAVEGRLLWLLNTLWENGRRLFLAGMPLILDELQRFLEAEPEAANLVSSRIAEMISNASIISQCLSQLDQFQPWARSFENAEEDQLGEIQQKFTVWAKPLGNIIHGLQEQYLLPVADLASTSQKRFFYPVEKRRTKDTVEALRQAEGNLDRFWQVADKIVDSRCKHLEGTAARALFSGNRVLQRTPEWVPQTSTETPADKKVGPVETVDSVEELSKPLSTLYFGSTSGQRISQEPKPKTKTKTKGLPSSDQTAPLTTPLPIEASEPAPTIAVDPRSLKVFRTLFFNPGVTSSPGEIPWQDFVHAMTSTGLFAAEKLYGSAWQFQRLDSKSQTRIQFHQPHPSGKIPFTNARRMGRRLTRAFGWVGEMFVAKGE is encoded by the coding sequence ATGGACGACTCCGACCCCGACCAGATCGACTACAATGATCCCGCTTGCTTTTCACGGCTTTTGGGACCTGGTCTTCCCGTTCCAACCTACCAATCCCCAGCTGCTGTCCGCAAGCAAGCCAGGGAGCGATCGCAAACCATCCATGATACATCCGCAGCTCTTCGTGACGTTGTGATACGGCATGAGGACACTATCCAGAAGCGATGGATGAAGAAGTCCAGGCAGCAGAGGCTGAAGATCTTGCTTGAGTGCTGGCCTGGCATGGCCGCCATCCACCGCCCGGACTTTGATGCCTTTCGGAAAGAGAACGGCCAGCTGCGCAGCGGTGGGACCAGATACCGGGACCATTACCTGTGGCCTTACATCAACCAGGAGGACTTGTGCAAGCCCAAGAATatcctgctccttctcaaTGCGCGGGCTCGCCATCATGCCTCCGCATTTGCCGCTGccgacatcaccgccatccgTTTGGGCATGACCTCAACCGCCATCGTTCCGATCTATCTCAACGAGTATGTCATGATGTTGAATGGCGCCACTGACGTCGACAACTATGGCAAAGTCATCCACTGGGATGATCATGAGGACGCGTTCGACTGGATGCATACTCAAAAACAGTTTCTACCTGGTGAAGGCCTGCTCGTGCTGGAGATCCAAGAGCGCATCCTGAAGTTTCTGTTGGCTTTCTGCAAAGCCGTTCTTCGTGATATACCAGTGGAGGCCTTGAAAAGTGATACGTACCAGATCCAACCTGAACCCCATCTCAAGACGGAAATCGAGACCAACGGATTCGACTCGCTTGCCGTCATGGCCGCCGAAGCACCCTATCGACTCCCAGCCCGGATCGACTTTGCGCGGATTGACTTGCTGCTCGAGGCCAAGGTATCCGCCGCCAAGGACCACATATGGGCGTTGAGAGAAGACCCCGACTATTTTGCCAACCGGGTAAACGACATCAAAGACCACAGACAGGAGATGCTGAAGGACACCAAGGGCAACATCCATCCGGCTCTTCGCCCAGGTCGGCAGAACATCTTAGGGGCACGCGTCGTTGGCAATCTGATCGTTGAAGCCTATTCTGAGCTTGAAATATTCGCTGAACTGCACCGTCAAGGTAAAGAGCTACGCCTCCTACATGAGAAGTACGCCAGCCAGCTGTCACCCTCTGAAGACCTGCCAAAAGAGCTCCTCGGCCACATTCTTACGTTTCGCTATTTTCTCACCCAGGCGGCCAAAGGTCCACTGTCTCAGCTGCTTCATAATGTCTCTGCCTCCCCCCCGCTGCGCAGGCTATTTGTTCGCCAACCGCCCCCCGACGCCACTACTTCCAAAATAGCCATCATGTCCGTCAACGAGTCCAAGCGAACCGCGGTCGAAGGCCGTCTGCTGTGGCTCCTCAACACCCTATGGGAAAATGGAAGGAGATTATTTCTTGCTGGAATGCCCTTGATTCTGGATGAACTACAACGTTTTCTGGAAGCCGAACCCGAAGCTGCGAATCTTGTTTCATCTCGTATTGCCGAAATGATCAGTAATGCTTCCATTATCAGCCAGTGTCTCAGCCAGCTCGATCAATTCCAGCCTTGGGCGCGAAGCTTTGAGAACGCAGAGGAGGACCAGCTGGGTGAGATTCAACAGAAATTTACGGTCTGGGCCAAACCGCTTGGGAACATCATCCACGGTCTTCAAGAGCAATACTTGCTTCCTGTAGCCGACTTGGCCAGCACCTCCCAAAAGCGTTTCTTCTATCCTGTTGAGAAACGCCGAACAAAAGACACAGTTGAGGCTCTACGGCAAGCAGAGGGAAACCTAGACCGTTTCTGGCAGGTGGCTGACAAGATTGTGGACTCAAGGTGCAAGCATTTGGAGGGCACAGCCGCCAGAGCTCTCTTCTCTGGAAACCGTGTGTTGCAACGAACCCCCGAGTGGGTTCCGCAGACCAGTACAGAAACACCTGCGGACAAGAAGGTTGGGCCCGTCGAGACCGTTGACAGTGTGGAGGAACTGAGCAAACCCCTTTCGACGCTGTACTTTGGATCTACCTCGGGCCAGAGGATATCACAAGAGCCCAAGCCAAAGACCAAGACCAAAACCAAGGGGTTGCCGTCGTCCGACCAGACAGCTCCCTTGACGACTCCTTTGCCTATCGAAGCCTCCGAGCCGGCGCCCACCATCGCGGTTGACCCCCGCTCCCTCAAGGTTTTCCGTACATTGTTCTTCAACCCCGGTGTGACTTCCTCCCCAGGCGAAATCCCTTGGCAAGACTTTGTGCACGCCATGACCTCGACTGGGCTGTTCGCAGCTGAAAAGCTCTATGGCTCGGCCTGGCAGTTCCAGAGGCTGGACAGCAAATCGCAGACGAGAATCCAGTTTCACCAGCCGCATCCTAGTGGGAAGATTCCGTTCACGAATGCCaggagaatggggaggagaCTGACCAGGGCATTcgggtgggttggtgaaaTGTTTGTGGCGAAGGGGGAGTGA
- a CDS encoding hypothetical protein (COG:S; EggNog:ENOG503P4T0): MASLSSRPQCGISLWDHRLWTHNKSVLDIPPDNSDRLKDTHLEDSEDDDVEDDGGDSGLNQDIKSHPDDAWLKHMDAPHSCHLCSNVVILEDRLPVHAFSQGSRCILRLSMSDKRMWKAGEKCPLFRYLCSVFQERRHLRPHRYSTYAAVASDVEVGKSASAGTSPRKDLFIGVRDGKIKFLYRWPRFRCDDEDSPAGDALLPLPEALIYTRVMSDWAYSKAKAWIDDCTLHHVSCRLEPSSFVPTRLLDVTAIIDNKIRLVESKSVPNIGNHARWAALSYVWGGLQPVRTLKANIEDHHKGIPLAKLPPTIQHAIAVCQNIAIPHLWIDCLCIIQDDNDDLAVELQSMAQIYQYSTVTINAASADSVHKGFLQDRPIYFYEDTVHPVQISFRPSKSSPNPNTTALLLKANNSYGLEDLDPIRTRGWTYQERKLPVRSLHYSTAGLEWSCRHVVATTVTGANKRDDPLSRDLPVVPGQALAPWSRIVSDYTNRKLSFPGDKITAVSAIAAIYEQEQKKTYVAGLWKEDMPACLVWSVMASGMRPRYGVYTGPSWSWASTDSHVSFKTEEENEEGVVFYGTVLKAEAEPVMPKARFAAVKSASLVIRGRVHRVSLRVDFETVESDIEGVVSKEKRTNVTVTAARAYADKIGINLDAWEDGWAGDSGSAVVDVLLMPLFERTLHDPDIGMSNWGGLVVVETEKGAYRRIGYFEEYFYKRTVGRVTFADFIVGAELRDVLLV; encoded by the exons ATGGCTTCACTCTCAAGTAGGCCCCAGTGTGGCATCAGTCTGTGGGATCACCGCCTGTGGACCCACAACAAAAGCGTCCTCGACATACCGCCGGACAACTCTGACAGGCTAAAAGACACCCATCTCGAGGACagtgaggatgacgatgtgGAAGACGACGGTGGCGATTCTGGACTGAATCAAGACATCAAGAGCCACCCGGACGACGCGTGGCTTAAACACATGGACGCGCCTCACTCTTGCCATCTTTGCAGCAACGTCGTCATTCTGGAAGATCGACTGCCCGTCCATGCTTTCAGCCAAGGTAGTCGGTGTATTCTCCGTCTTTCCATGTCAGACAAACGGATGTGGAAAGCGGGGGAGAAGTGTCCGTTGTTTCGCTATCTCTGTTCGGTGTTTCAAGAAAGACGGCACCTTCGCCCACATAGATACTCGACTTATGCTGCTGTGGCGAGCGATGTGGAGGTTGGAAAGAGTGCAAGCGCGGGGACGAGCCCAAGGAAGGATCTGTTTATTGGCGTTCGAGATGGGAAAATCAAGTTCTTGTACCGCTGGCCCAGGTTTCGATGTGATGACGAGGATTCACCCGCTGGCGATGCCCTTCTACCGTTGCCGG AAGCTCTCATTTATACTCGTGTGATGTCCGACTGGGCCTATTCCAAAGCCAAGGCGTGGATTGACGACTGCACCTTGCACCACGTCAGCTGTCGACTAGAGCCATCCAGTTTTGTTCCTACAAGGCTGTTGGATGTCACGGCGATCATCGATAACAAGATTCGCCTTGTCGAGTCGAAATCAGTGCCGAATATCGGGAATCATGCTAGATGGGCGGCTCTGAGCTACGTCTGGGGTGGTTTACAACCCGTGCGTACCCTCAAGGCGAATATCGAGGACCATCACAAAGGCATCCCGCTAGCCAAACTTCCACCCACCATCCAGCACGCCATTGCAGTCTGCCAAAACATTGCAATCCCCCATCTCTGGATTGACTGTCTCTGCATCATCCaagacgacaacgacgacctGGCAGTCGAGCTCCAGTCCATGGCCCAAATCTACCAGTACTCCACAGTGACCATAaacgccgcctccgccgacTCGGTTCACAAAGGATTCCTCCAAGACCGCCCCATCTACTTTTACGAGGACACCGTCCACCCAGTGCAGATCAGTTTCCGGCCGTCCAAGAgcagccccaaccccaacaccaccgccctcctcctcaaagccAACAACAGCTACGGCCTCGAAGACCTGGACCCCATCCGCACCCGCGGCTGGACCTACCAAGAACGTAAACTCCCCGTCCGCTCCCTCCACTACTCCACCGCCGGCCTCGAATGGTCCTGTCGCCACGTCGTCGCCACCACCGTGACCGGCGCCAACAAACGCGACGATCCCTTATCGCGTGACCTCCCCGTTGTCCCCGGCCAAGCGCTCGCCCCATGGTCGAGGATTGTATCAGATTACACCAACCGCAAGCTGTCCTTTCCCGGCGACAAGATCACCGCCGTGTCCGCCATCGCGGCGATTTACGAGCAGGAGCAGAAAAAGACGTACGTGGCTGGGTTGTGGAAGGAGGACATGCCCGCCTGTCTTGTCTGGTCTGTCATGGCGAGCGGGATGAGGCCCCGGTACGGGGTGTACACTGGGCCTAGCTGGTCCTGGGCGTCGACGGACTCGCATGTGTCGTTCAAGACGGAGGAAGAAAATGAAGAAGGGGTTGTCTTTTATGGGACTGTTCTCAAGGCTGAGGCTGAGCCGGTAATGCCTAAGGCGAGGTTTGCGGCGGTGAAGAGTGCTTCGTTGGTGATTAGGGGGAGGGTTCATCGGGTTAGTTTGAGGGTTGATTTTGAGACCGTGGAGTCAGACATTGAGGGTGTTGTTtcgaaagaaaagaggacGAATGTGACGGTCACGGCTGCGAGGGCATATGCAGATAAGATTGGGATTAACCTTGATGCTTGGGAGGATGGGTGGGCGGGGGATTCCGGGTCTGCTGTTGTGGACgtgttgttgatgccgtTATTCGAACGGACATTGCATGATCCGGACATTGGGATGTCGAACtggggaggtttggtggttgtcgAAACTGAGAAAGGAGCTTATCGCAGGATTGGGTACTTTGAAGAGTACTTTTACAAGAGGACCGTCGGGAGAGTGACGTTTGCCGATTTTATTGTCGGGGCTGAGTTGAGGGATGTCTTGTTGGTGTAA